Proteins encoded within one genomic window of Humulus lupulus chromosome 1, drHumLupu1.1, whole genome shotgun sequence:
- the LOC133783075 gene encoding probable LRR receptor-like serine/threonine-protein kinase At5g48740 produces MDQRSSWVFFILFSGFWVVAFSDIQDGFLSLSCGGTSNFTDSSGVSWIPDSEYINSGNITTINYTQNNFTSTVSARYFPVSRSRKCYRIPLKNTSSLVLVRAQFVYKNYDGLGKPPKFSVSLGTAIVRTVDLTKNDPLIEEFVWPVSKETLSFCLLGVRRKGSPVISSLEVRPLPQGAYTSGVEDFPRKSLRKNHRINCGYTNGSLRYPSDPYDRIWDSDQNFTPFHVSTGFKIQHRFNGSESLKESPPPAILQTARVLARRDVLAYNLPLDKLGDYYIILYFAGILPVFSSFDVLINGEVVQSNYTVKTSEVSALHFTRKGLKSLNITLKSSSFYPQVNAIEAYEIVDIPFEASSTAVSALGVIQQSTGLDLGWEDDPCSPISWDHVKCEGSIVTSLELPNINLRSISPTFGDLLDLKTLNLHNTSLSGEIQNLGSLQHLEKLNLSFNRLTSFGSDLEGLVNLQVLDLQHNRLQGAVPDSLGELDDLHLLNLENNRLQGALPPSLNRESLEVRTSGNLCLSFSAMACNDVSSTPSSIETPQVTILNKKQHTSSVYNHLAIILGVTGGALLVLLCISVAIFFYVRNKRSAHDVSYAQSIAADIRNWNSAKVFTHKEIKAATNNFKEVIGRGSFGSVYFGKLRDGKLVAVKVRFDKSQLGAESFVNEVCLLSQIRHQNLVTLEGFCYESKQQILVYEYLPGGSLADHLYGPKSRKVSLSWVRRLKIAVDAAKGLDYLHNGSDPRIIHRDVKCSNILLDVEMNAKVCDFGLSKQVTQADASHVTTVVKGTAGYLDPEYYSTQQLTEKSDVYSFGVVLLELICGREPLTHSGIPDSFNLVLWAKPYLQAGAFEIVDDSLKGSFDIESMRKAALVAVRSVERDASQRPTIAQVLAELKEAYSIQLAYLASRDM; encoded by the exons ATGGACCAGAGGAGTTCCTGGGTGTTTTTCATTTTGTTTTCTGGCTTTTGGGTAGTTGCTTTCTCTGATATTCAAGATG GTTTCTTGAGCTTATCTTGTGGTGGAACTTCAAATTTTACTGATTCATCTGGTGTGTCATGGATCCCAGATAGTGAATATATTAACTCAGGCAACATAACTACCATTAATTATACACAAAACAACTTCACATCAACTGTTTCAGCTCGGTATTTTCCAGTTTCCAGAAGTCGAAAATGTTATAGAATACCATTAAAGAATACATCTTCTTTGGTTCTTGTCAGAGCTCAGTTTGTGTACAAAAACTATGATGGGCTTGGGAAGCCTCCAAAATTCTCTGTATCACTTGGAACAGCCATTGTTAGAACAGTAGACCTCACCAAAAATGATCCACTGATAGAAGAGTTTGTGTGGCCAGTTAGTAAAGAGACGCTGTCGTTTTGTTTGCTTGGTGTTCGACGTAAAGGCTCTCCTGTTATTTCCTCACTCGAGGTTCGACCACTTCCTCAGGGAGCTTACACAAGTGGCGTGGAAGATTTCCCACGTAAGTCTCTCAGGAAGAATCATCGAATCAATTGTGGTTACACAAATGGCTCTCTTAG GTACCCTTCTGATCCGTACGATCGAATATGGGATTCTGATCAGAACTTTACACCATTTCATGTGTCAACTGGGTTTAAGATTCAGCACCGTTTCAATGGCTCGGAAAGTCTTAAGGAGAGTCCCCCACCTGCCATTCTTCAAACTGCCAGAGTCTTGGCACGAAGAGATGTTTTGGCGTACAACTTGCCTCTTGATAAGCTTGGTGACTATTACATCATCCTCTATTTTGCTGGGATTCTtcctgttttttcttcttttgacGTGTTGATCAATGGAGAGGTCGTACAGTCAAACTATACTGTAAAAACTTCAGAAGTTAGTGCTTTACATTTTACACGAAAAGGACTAAAAAGCTTGAACATCACACTCAAGAGCTCTAGCTTCTATCCTCAAGTCAATGCAATTGAAGCATATGAGATTGTTGATATTCCATTTGAAGCTTCATCAACCGCAG TTTCGGCTCTTGGGGTTATTCAGCAATCTACTGGTTTAGACCTGGGGTGGGAGGATGATCCATGTTCTCCTATATCATGGGATCATGTTAAATGTGAAGGAAGCATTGTCACATCATT GGAGCTTCCAAACATAAATCTGAGGTCAATTAGTCCAACTTTTGGTGACTTACTGGATCTTAAGACACT GAATTTGCACAACACTTCACTTAGTGGTGAAATTCAGAATTTGGGTAGCTTGCAACATCTTGAGAAATT GAATCTGAGTTTCAATCGTCTAACATCCTTTGGTTCCGATTTGGAGGGCTTAGTTAACCTTCAAGTTTT GGACTTGCAACACAATAGATTACAGGGGGCAGTTCCAGACAGCTTGGGAGAATTAGATGACCTTCATTTATT GAATCTGGAAAATAATAGGCTTCAAGGTGCTCTTCCACCATCTTTGAACAGAGAAAGTTTGGAAGTTAG AACATCTGGAAATCTTTGCCTTTCTTTCTCTGCAATGGCTTGCAACGACGTGTCGTCGACCCCTTCTTCAATTGAGACACCCCAAGTTACCATCTTAAACAAAAAGCAGCACACTTCTTCTGTGTATAACCATTTAGCTATTATACTTGGTGTCACTGGGGGAGCCTTGCTTGTTCTACTCTGTATCTCAGTAGCAATATTTTTCTACGTGAGGAATAAGAGAAGTGCTCATGATGTCTCATACGCACAAA GTATTGCAGCCGACATTCGAAACTGGAATTCGGCTAAAGTTTTCACTCACAAAGAAATCAAAGCTGCAACCAACAACTTCAAGGAGGTGATTGGCCGTGGTAGCTTTGGATCAGTCTACTTTGGAAAGCTACGTGATGGAAAGCTTGTAGCTGTGAAAGTTCGGTTCGATAAATCCCAGCTTGGAGCTgaatcttttgtcaatgag GTGTGTCTCTTGTCACAAATTCGCCATCAAAATCTTGTGACTTTGGAAGGATTTTGCTACGAATCAAAGCAGCAAATACTTGTTTATGAGTATCTACCCGGTGGATCATTGGCTGACCATCTTTATG GTCCAAAGAGCCGAAAAGTTTCGCTGAGCTGGGTTCGCAGACTGAAAATTGCAGTTGATGCTGCTAAGG GACTTGACTATCTGCATAATGGGAGTGACCCGAGAATTATACACCGTGATGTGAAGTGTAGTAACATCCTTTTGGACGTGGAGATGAATGCTAAGGTTTGTGATTTTGGCCTCTCTAAGCAAGTGACTCAGGCAGATGCAAGTCATGTGACCACTGTTGTCAAGGGGACCGCTGGCTATCTTGATCCCGA ATACTATTCCACCCAGCAGTTGACAGAGAAAAGTGATGTATACAGCTTTGGAGTCGTTCTTCTAGAGCTCATTTGCGGGCGAGAACCATTGACTCACTCTGGAATTCCTGATTCGTTCAATTTGGTTTTATGG GCCAAACCATACTTACAGGCAGGTGCATTCGAGATTGTGGATGACAGCTTGAAGGGAAGTTTCGATATTGAAAGCATGAGAAAGGCAGCCTTGGTTGCCGTGAGGTCTGTGGAGAGAGACGCATCACAGAGACCAACCATTGCACAAGTGTTGGCTGAGCTCAAAGAAGCTTACAGTATTCAGCTGGCATATCTTGCTTCTCGCGACATGTAA
- the LOC133783085 gene encoding uncharacterized protein LOC133783085, whose product MSPMAVLTHGSSLFRPMETPISSKRSPVRHSSCSLVRLRLFTREHGCKLAVQSFTPQTFRTRSHQQDDVENYKAKVSKENADIHDINSDLVLGDMKDASTDFEFSFLAKIAIALGIAATVTIVSIGAKQPAIGSSLGFQFLSDSSSSSAMAAAPVGFTFKAFGYRIVLPEYAPGWIYFWLLMAAACGLFISEEALNIWVGISIARMLTLDGSWKSLAESFSRNAGYITSTIFWVYWGVCISDLIPFYFGKLFKQSGASDDVCSKLGIGKEKALSITRVVQKYGNLIGFVERFSLGVRNPTAFLAGASGISAECFFAGVCGGGLVTLSIQLGIGFLMRERPLFALATVATVVGIWTIFPYAVAASTALFLYLQRRYSS is encoded by the exons ATGTCTCCAATGGCGGTTTTGACACATGGGTCATCGCTATTCCGACCTATGGAGACTCCCATCTCCTCTAAACGATCACCTGTTAGGCACTCAAGCTGTTCCCTTGTCCGACTTAGATTGTTTACAAGAGAACATGGATGTAAGCTTGCTGTTCAGTCGTTTACACCACAAACTTTCAG GACAAGAAGTCATCAACAGGATGATGTCGAAAACTACAAGGCTAAAGTATCTAAAGAGAATGCAGACATACATGATATAAATTCTGATCTTGTCCTTGGAGACATGAAAGATGCTAGCACtgattttgaattttcatttctgGCTAAAATAGCCATTGCACTGGGCATAGCTGCAACTGTCACAATCGTCTCTATTGGGGCGAAGCAGCCTGCTATTGGTTCGTCTCTTGGATTTCAGTTTCTTTCAGATAGTTCATCTTCTTCAGCAATGGCCGCAGCACCTGTTGGCTTTACCTTTAAAGCTTTTGGATACAGAATAGTTCTGCCAGAATATGCTCCAGG GTGGATTTACTTTTGGCTGCTTATGGCTGCTGCTTGTGGTCTTTTCATCAGTGAAGAAGCTTTAAATATCTGG GTTGGGATATCTATAGCAAGGATGCTAACTTTGGATGGGTCATGGAAGTCTCTTGCTGAGTCCTTTTCTAGGAATGCTGGTTACATAACATCGACGATTTTTTGGGTGTACTG GGGAGTGTGCATTAGTGACTTAATACCATTTTATTTTGGAAAGCTTTTCAAGCAGTCTGGGGCATCTGATGATGTTTGTTCAAAG TTAGGGATTGGCAAAGAGAAAGCTTTGAGCATAACTCGTGTTGTTCAAAAATATGGCAATCTCATTGGTTTTG TTGAACGATTTTCCCTTGGAGTAAGAAATCCAACAGCATTTTTGGCCGGGGCATCG GGAATATCTGCTGAGTGTTTCTTTGCTGGAGTTTGTGGTGGTGGTTTGGTCACTCTTTCAATTCAG CTGGGGATAGGATTCTTGATGAGAGAGCGCCCATTGTTTGCCCTTGCTACTGTCGCAACGGTTGTG GGAATTTGGACTATATTTCCTTATGCGGTGGCTGCTTCAACAGCATTATTCCTTTACCTGCAACGCCGGTACTCTAGCTAG